The Actinomadura graeca nucleotide sequence CACCACGAAGCCGGCGAATCTGGATCTGGTGCAGGACGCCCTCGGACGGCACGCCCACAAGGTCGACTTCGCCGAGACGGCGTACTTCGGGCGGCGGCCCCCGCAACGCGTCGCCGCGTTCACCGGCTACCGGTACCGGCACCCCCACGCCGTCCGGGTCCGCATCCTGGCCGAGCCGGTGTGGTCGGGGCGTTCGGCGCGCCAGGTCGAGGCGTGGGAGTGCATGGAGTCCGCGCTCAACACCGTCCTCACCGGGACCGGCATCCACATGATCTGCCCGTACGACGTCCGCGACGTCCCGCCGGAGATCGTGGCCAACGCGCGCCGCACGCACCCCCACATGGTCGACGGCACCACCGTGGCCGCCAGCGGCGCCTACACCGAGCCCGTCTCGTTCGTCCGGCACCGCTCCACCGAACTGCCCGGGCGGCCCGAGGACGCCGTGGTGCTGGGCTACGGCGGCGACCTGGGCCGGATGCGGCACGCCGTCGTCATGGAGACCGCCATGCTGGGGCTCCTCGGTGAACAGCTGATGATCTTCTCCGCGGCGGTCGGCGAGATCCTCGGCGGCGCCGCGGACGGGCCCGGCGGGCCCACCGTCGCGCTGTGGGCCCGTCCCGGCGAGGTCGTCTGCGACGTGCACCTGCCGGAGACCACGTCCCTCGACCCGTTCATCGGGCTGCACCCGCCGACGCTCGACCCGCGGCCGGGGGACGGGTTCTGGCTCGCCCGCCAGATCTGCGACCACCTCGACGTCCGGTGCGGCCCGGACGGCGCGACCGTCCGGCTGCACACCCCGAACCTGCGCGCCGCCGGGACGGGCCCCGGCCCGCCCGCCTGAAAAGACGGCCGGCGCGCGGCGCGCAAAGATCGGCCGGGCGGGTAGTGGACCGGCATGAGCACACGCGCGCCGTCGGATGGCGACCCGCCCGCACGCGGCTTCGCGGCCGAGCTCCGCGACGCGGTCACCCCGCGCTCGCTGGGCCTGGTCGCGGGCGTGCTGGCGCTGCAGCTGGGGTTCATCCTGTCCTACATCGGCGCGCTGCACTCGCCGACGCCGCATCGCATCCCGGTCGCGGTGGTCGCGCCCGGGTCGGCCGCCGGCCAGGTGGTCGCGACGCTCGACGGCCTGAAGGGGGACCCGGTCCGGGCCCGCACCGCCGCCTCCGAGCGGGACGCCCGACAAATGATCATGGACCGGACGGTGGACGCGGCGATCGTCGTGGACCCGCGGGGCGCCACCGACACGCTGCTGGTGGCGTCCGCGGGCGGCCCGGCGGTGTCCACCACGGCGGAGCAGATCGCCACCGAGCTCGAAGGGACACGGCACCGGCAGGCGCGGGTCGTCGACATCCGCCCGCCCGGCGCGAAGGACGGCCGCGGGCTGTCCTCGTTCTACCTCATCCTCGGCTGGGTCATCGGCGGTTACCTCGCCGCCGCCATCCTCGGGCTCGCGGGCGGCGCACGCCCCGCCGGGCCGCGGCGCTCGGTGATCCGCCTCGGCGCGCTCGCCGCGTGCGCGGTCGTGTCGGGGCTCGGCGGCGTCGTCATCGCCGGGCCGGTCCTCGGCGCGCTGCCCGGGCACTTCCTCGCGCTGTGGGCCGTCGGCACGCTGGTGGTGTTCGCCACGGCGGCGGCCACCGCCGCGTTCCAGACCCTGCTGGGGATCGTCGGGATCGGCGTGGCGATCCTGCTGTTCGTCGTCCTCGGCAACCCCAGCGCGGGCGGCGTGTACCCGAGGTCGCTGCTGCCCCCGTTCTGGCGCGCCATCGGCGAGTGGCTCCCGACGGGGGCGGCGACGACGGCCGTCCGCAACGTCGTCTACTTCTCCGGCCACGCCATCGCGCACGCCCTCTGGGTGCTCGCCGCCTACGCCGTCGCCGGGACGGCCGCCGCGATCGGGTCGTCCGTGATCCGCCGGCGCCGCGCCGGGACCCCGGCGGCCGGATGACACCGCGGGTCCGCGCTCACACCGGCGGGCCCGGCGGCGGGCGCCCCGGCAGCCGGACCGTGACGTCGAGGCCGCCGTCGGGGCGGGGGGCGGCCGTCACCGTGCCGCCGTGCGCGGTCGCCGTGGCGCGGACGATCGACAGCCCCAGCCCGGAGCCGCGGTCGGAGCGGACCCGGTCGTTGCCCAGCCGGCGGAACGGCTCGAAGATCGTCTCGACCTCGTAGGCGGGCACCACCGGGCCGGTGTTGGACACGACGATCTCCGACCAGCCGTCCTCGCCCCGGGTGCGGACCGTCAGCTCGCCGCCGCCGTGGTTGTGCCGGATCGCGTTCTCGACGAGGTTCTGGACGAGCCGCTCCACCAGCATCGGGTCTCCCGAGGTCGGTGCCGGGCCGAGGCGGCGCACGGTGCCCACGTCCCGTTCCCGCGCCTCCGGCGCCGCCTGCTCCAGGACGTGGCCGGCCACGTCCGCGAGGTCCAGCGGGCTGGCGTCCACGATCGCGTTCTCGGTGCCCGCGAGGGTGAGCAGCCCGTCGATGAGCCGCTCGTGGCGCCCGT carries:
- a CDS encoding MEDS domain-containing protein, whose translation is MSGSEFVHQGCVYAGDEEFLGMAVPFIAEGLRRDEPVLVTTKPANLDLVQDALGRHAHKVDFAETAYFGRRPPQRVAAFTGYRYRHPHAVRVRILAEPVWSGRSARQVEAWECMESALNTVLTGTGIHMICPYDVRDVPPEIVANARRTHPHMVDGTTVAASGAYTEPVSFVRHRSTELPGRPEDAVVLGYGGDLGRMRHAVVMETAMLGLLGEQLMIFSAAVGEILGGAADGPGGPTVALWARPGEVVCDVHLPETTSLDPFIGLHPPTLDPRPGDGFWLARQICDHLDVRCGPDGATVRLHTPNLRAAGTGPGPPA
- a CDS encoding DUF3533 domain-containing protein; the encoded protein is MSTRAPSDGDPPARGFAAELRDAVTPRSLGLVAGVLALQLGFILSYIGALHSPTPHRIPVAVVAPGSAAGQVVATLDGLKGDPVRARTAASERDARQMIMDRTVDAAIVVDPRGATDTLLVASAGGPAVSTTAEQIATELEGTRHRQARVVDIRPPGAKDGRGLSSFYLILGWVIGGYLAAAILGLAGGARPAGPRRSVIRLGALAACAVVSGLGGVVIAGPVLGALPGHFLALWAVGTLVVFATAAATAAFQTLLGIVGIGVAILLFVVLGNPSAGGVYPRSLLPPFWRAIGEWLPTGAATTAVRNVVYFSGHAIAHALWVLAAYAVAGTAAAIGSSVIRRRRAGTPAAG